One region of Thiorhodovibrio frisius genomic DNA includes:
- a CDS encoding type II toxin-antitoxin system TacA family antitoxin, whose product MSLIATKNSRLHIRCDERTRQLLDKAAAYSRSNLSAFVLNEAVAAAERILSEQESITLQNDDFQAFLAALDTPAVPNAALVRAFERHSEQVIAS is encoded by the coding sequence ATGAGCCTGATCGCAACCAAAAATAGCCGTCTCCATATCCGTTGCGACGAGCGTACCCGGCAGTTGCTGGACAAAGCAGCTGCCTACAGCCGCTCCAATCTGTCAGCATTCGTTCTGAACGAAGCCGTCGCCGCTGCGGAACGCATTCTGAGCGAACAGGAGTCGATCACGCTTCAAAACGACGATTTTCAGGCATTTCTTGCCGCGCTCGACACGCCGGCTGTACCCAATGCCGCGCTGGTTCGTGCCTTCGAACGTCATTCGGAACAGGTTATCGCTTCTTGA
- a CDS encoding HlyC/CorC family transporter — translation MNDPPLAGLFLALIGLLILSGFFSGSETALMTLNRYRLRHQADQGHRGAQLAQRLLERPDRLIGLILLGNNFVNILASSLATVIALRLGGEGAIAIAAGLLTLVVLVFSEVSPKTLAALHPERVAYPAAFVYVPLLRLLYPIVWLVNLIANSQLKLLGVRMDDQNGQALSREELRTVVTEAGAMIPERSRDMLLAILNLEQATVEDIMVPRHEVEGIDLQDDEEDILNTIKRSSYARLPLFDGSIDNVVGIFHARSALGGLPEGDELKDALCGLAREPYFVPEGTRLYQQLINFQRAKERMALIVDEYGDFQGMITLADLVEEIVGEITTDPSDSFPDIHRNEDGSLLLDGSINVRELNRALRWELPTDGPKTLNGLILDYMETIPEPGTSLKLSGYPLEILQADDTAVKTVKTIAQEQLESDAAAPPIAAPEYSKHGTA, via the coding sequence GTGAATGATCCTCCATTAGCCGGACTCTTTCTGGCGCTGATCGGCCTGCTCATTTTGTCAGGCTTTTTTTCCGGTTCAGAGACGGCGCTGATGACCCTGAACCGCTATCGGTTGCGGCATCAGGCTGACCAGGGGCATCGCGGAGCCCAGCTTGCCCAGCGCCTGCTTGAGCGGCCTGACCGGCTGATTGGCCTGATCCTGCTGGGCAATAATTTTGTCAACATTCTGGCATCCTCGCTCGCGACGGTGATTGCCCTGCGCCTGGGCGGGGAGGGAGCGATTGCGATCGCCGCAGGCCTTCTGACGCTGGTGGTTCTGGTGTTCTCCGAGGTGAGCCCCAAGACGCTGGCCGCCCTGCACCCGGAGCGAGTCGCTTATCCGGCTGCCTTTGTCTATGTGCCCCTGCTCCGGCTGCTCTATCCCATCGTCTGGCTGGTCAATTTAATCGCCAACAGCCAGCTGAAGCTGCTCGGCGTGCGCATGGATGACCAAAACGGCCAGGCACTGAGCCGGGAAGAACTGCGCACCGTCGTCACCGAGGCCGGTGCCATGATCCCCGAGCGCAGCCGCGACATGCTGCTGGCGATTCTGAACCTGGAGCAGGCGACGGTGGAAGACATCATGGTGCCGCGCCATGAGGTGGAAGGCATTGACTTGCAGGATGATGAAGAAGACATCCTGAACACCATCAAGCGTTCGAGCTATGCGCGGCTGCCGCTATTCGACGGCAGCATCGATAATGTGGTTGGCATTTTTCACGCCCGCAGTGCGCTCGGCGGCCTGCCTGAAGGTGATGAGCTGAAGGATGCGCTCTGCGGGCTGGCGCGCGAGCCCTATTTTGTTCCCGAGGGCACTCGGCTCTATCAGCAACTCATCAACTTCCAGCGCGCCAAGGAGCGTATGGCCTTGATTGTCGATGAGTATGGCGATTTTCAGGGCATGATCACCCTGGCTGATCTGGTCGAGGAAATCGTCGGCGAGATCACCACAGATCCATCGGACTCCTTTCCCGACATCCACCGCAATGAGGACGGCAGCCTGTTGCTCGATGGCAGCATCAATGTGCGCGAACTCAATCGCGCACTGCGTTGGGAGCTGCCGACCGATGGCCCCAAGACGCTGAACGGGCTGATTCTGGACTACATGGAAACCATCCCCGAGCCCGGCACCAGTCTGAAACTGAGCGGCTATCCACTGGAGATCCTGCAGGCCGACGACACGGCGGTGAAGACGGTGAAAACCATTGCGCAGGAGCAACTGGAGTCCGATGCGGCGGCGCCTCCAATCGCAGCTCCTGAGTATTCCAAGCACGGGACCGCATGA
- the amrB gene encoding AmmeMemoRadiSam system protein B: MTTIRHACVAGTFYPADPAHLRAEIDACFAQRAPANAPGLAGERIKALIVPHAGYVYSGPVAASAYASLQPQADEIRRVVLLGPAHRMPFQGLALSAADAWQTPLGSVPVARSACEQLLVFPQVERLDAAFDGEHSLEVQLPFLQRLLGDFELIPLLVGAASAAEVAEVLESLWGGDETLILISSDLSHFLDDTSARALDAQTAAAILRLEPELIGPEQACGRYPMGGLLRIARMRGLKPEQLDLRNSSQTAGSPDRVVGYGAYAFH; this comes from the coding sequence ATGACGACCATTCGCCACGCCTGCGTTGCCGGCACTTTTTATCCAGCCGACCCGGCCCATCTGCGCGCCGAGATCGACGCTTGTTTCGCGCAGCGTGCGCCTGCGAACGCTCCTGGGCTGGCGGGCGAGCGCATCAAAGCGCTCATTGTGCCCCATGCGGGTTATGTGTATTCCGGCCCGGTAGCGGCCAGCGCCTATGCCAGCCTTCAGCCACAGGCGGATGAGATCCGGCGCGTGGTGCTGCTTGGCCCCGCGCACCGGATGCCTTTCCAGGGACTCGCGCTCAGTGCTGCCGATGCCTGGCAGACTCCCCTTGGGTCGGTGCCCGTGGCGCGTTCAGCTTGCGAGCAACTGCTGGTCTTCCCTCAGGTCGAGAGGCTGGACGCGGCCTTCGACGGCGAGCATAGCCTGGAAGTGCAGCTGCCCTTTCTGCAACGCCTGCTGGGCGATTTTGAGCTCATCCCGCTGTTGGTGGGAGCCGCTAGCGCCGCCGAGGTGGCCGAGGTGTTGGAGTCGCTCTGGGGCGGCGATGAGACTCTGATCCTCATCAGCTCTGATCTGAGTCATTTTCTTGACGATACCAGCGCGCGGGCGCTCGATGCCCAAACAGCCGCGGCCATTTTGCGCCTGGAGCCCGAGTTGATCGGTCCCGAGCAGGCCTGCGGGCGCTATCCGATGGGCGGCTTGTTGCGCATTGCCCGGATGCGTGGGTTAAAACCCGAGCAGCTTGATTTGCGTAATTCCAGTCAAACCGCCGGATCACCTGATCGGGTGGTAGGCTATGGGGCCTATGCCTTCCACTGA
- the amrS gene encoding AmmeMemoRadiSam system radical SAM enzyme produces MTLKVTTDTAARHQGFSHLLADGRIQCDLCPRACRLREGQRGLCFVRGASQGRMELLTYGRSSGFCIDPIEKKPLNHFLPGTPVLSFGTAGCNLTCDYCQNWDISKSRAADTLAATASPEQIAQAAHSHGCRSVAYTYNDPVIFLEYACDTAQECHALGVNNVAVTAGYISPGAREVFFADMDAANIDLKAFSEDFYRQHCSGQLGPVLETLEYLKQETTTWVEITTLLIPGVNDSDAELAALCAWISDDLGTEVPLHFSAFHPDFKLRHLPPTPPATLTRARHIARAHGLHHVYTGNVHDRDGASTWCHACGTLLIERDWYQLGAWKLSASGTCTQCGIPCAGVFEPKPGDWGARRQPIRW; encoded by the coding sequence ATGACACTCAAGGTAACGACCGACACTGCCGCCCGCCATCAAGGCTTCAGCCACCTGCTCGCGGATGGCCGCATCCAGTGCGACCTCTGCCCGCGAGCCTGCCGGCTGCGCGAGGGCCAGCGCGGGCTGTGCTTTGTGCGCGGTGCCAGCCAGGGCCGAATGGAACTGCTGACCTATGGGCGCTCGAGCGGCTTCTGCATCGACCCGATCGAAAAAAAGCCGCTGAATCACTTCCTGCCCGGCACCCCGGTGCTGTCCTTCGGTACTGCCGGTTGCAACCTGACCTGCGATTATTGCCAGAACTGGGACATCAGCAAATCGCGCGCTGCCGACACCCTGGCCGCTACGGCAAGCCCGGAGCAAATCGCCCAAGCGGCCCACAGCCATGGCTGCCGCTCGGTGGCCTACACCTACAACGACCCGGTGATTTTTCTTGAATATGCCTGCGATACCGCACAGGAATGCCATGCGTTGGGGGTTAACAATGTCGCCGTCACCGCCGGGTACATCAGCCCCGGCGCGCGCGAAGTCTTCTTTGCCGACATGGACGCTGCGAACATTGATCTTAAAGCCTTCAGCGAGGATTTTTACCGCCAGCACTGTAGCGGCCAACTCGGCCCAGTGCTCGAGACGCTGGAATATCTCAAGCAGGAGACCACCACTTGGGTGGAAATCACCACCCTGCTAATCCCCGGCGTCAATGACAGCGACGCCGAGCTTGCCGCCCTGTGCGCCTGGATCAGCGATGACCTGGGCACCGAGGTGCCACTGCATTTTTCCGCCTTTCACCCGGACTTCAAACTGCGCCACCTGCCGCCAACACCCCCCGCCACCCTGACCCGCGCGCGCCACATCGCCCGCGCACATGGCCTGCACCATGTTTACACCGGCAATGTGCATGATCGCGATGGCGCCAGCACCTGGTGCCATGCCTGTGGCACGCTGCTCATTGAGCGCGACTGGTACCAACTCGGTGCCTGGAAGCTGAGCGCAAGCGGCACTTGCACCCAATGCGGCATCCCTTGCGCTGGTGTCTTCGAGCCCAAGCCGGGCGACTGGGGCGCGCGCCGCCAGCCGATCCGGTGGTGA
- a CDS encoding UPF0175 family protein, which translates to MPQIMVDFDSGALSALRQGPNEFAQEVKSAAVVQWYAEGRISQSKAAEILGLSRTDLLGELYRRRVPAVQADIEELREELACLTS; encoded by the coding sequence ATGCCCCAGATCATGGTTGATTTTGATTCAGGCGCTCTATCCGCACTCCGACAGGGCCCGAATGAATTCGCGCAAGAGGTCAAGAGCGCAGCGGTGGTTCAGTGGTATGCGGAAGGGCGTATCTCGCAAAGCAAGGCAGCTGAAATTCTCGGGCTTAGCCGCACTGATCTCCTTGGCGAACTGTATCGACGCCGCGTGCCTGCCGTGCAAGCAGACATTGAAGAATTGCGCGAGGAACTGGCGTGCCTGACAAGCTGA
- the dnaB gene encoding replicative DNA helicase: MTSLDPTAPPELADARVPPHNINAEQSLLGALMLENATWEQIADKVCEDDFYRQEHRLVFRGIAILAEENQPFDVVTLAEALEKRSLLEDIGGLPYLAEIDRNTASAANAVHYARIVRFNSVLRQLARAGVEIADLAFATEGRSESEILDLAEAKVFQIAEQLTRGGGGFQPIRNLLVTAMDKIDELYHREEPITGVPTGFTDFDMKTSGLQAGDLVIVAGRPSMGKCLEANSEILLADGRVETIETLFHRRQAELLTLSERLRLQTARASAFVDDGFKPAFRVTTRLGRVVETTTTHPFLTLDGWKPLGELKVGDTIGVPRRLPVFGTQAMRECEVKLLGYLIGDGCFRNRTPKLINENASIQADFISAAQDFGGVRALLKQRPDRTPEVCVIGDHARIKDQRRVFGQALADALVAAGSSQRAFALATGACPASVCNWIQGRSMPGVALFDRITDFFADIRVTWDPNPRLDGAKNGPNALTRWLIELGLWERDAHGKFVPTPVFQLPKDQLALFLNRLFATDGWATRLSSGQCQLGYASVSERLARQIQHLLLRFGIIAKLRHRRIRREQGHSHAWQLDITDGDSIRTFATEIGIFSKEPALERVLEALAQKRQQTNTDLIPVGVWERLRALKGKESWAHLAERAGLIGTSNIHVGKRALPRKRLAKLACALGDQSLVDLACSDLFWDPIVAIEPLGLRQVYDLTIPDTHNFIANDICVHNTSFAMNMAENVAIKTGKGVAIFSMEMPGDSLAMRMMSSLGQIDQHRVRTGKLGDEDWPRLTSAVSMLSQVSMHIDDTGGLSPTEVRARVRRLQRELKREEKELGMIVLDYLQLMQAPMAGENRATEISLISRSLKSLAKELSVPVVALSQLNRSLESRPNKRPVMSDLRESGAIEQDADLIAFIYRDEVYNEDSSDKGIAEIIIAKQRNGPIGTVKLAFQGQYTRFDNLAHDYYSEGGGF; this comes from the coding sequence ATGACGTCCTTGGACCCAACCGCCCCACCAGAACTCGCCGACGCCCGCGTCCCACCGCACAACATTAACGCCGAGCAATCCCTGCTCGGCGCCCTGATGCTCGAAAACGCCACCTGGGAGCAGATCGCCGACAAAGTCTGCGAAGACGACTTCTACCGCCAGGAACACCGCCTGGTCTTTCGCGGCATCGCCATCCTGGCCGAGGAAAACCAGCCCTTCGATGTCGTCACCTTGGCCGAAGCGCTCGAAAAGCGCTCGCTGCTCGAGGACATCGGCGGCCTGCCCTATCTCGCCGAGATCGACCGCAACACCGCCTCCGCCGCCAATGCTGTGCACTATGCGCGCATCGTGCGCTTCAACTCGGTGCTGCGCCAGCTCGCCCGTGCCGGGGTCGAGATCGCCGACCTGGCCTTCGCCACCGAGGGCCGCAGCGAGTCCGAAATCCTCGACCTGGCCGAGGCCAAGGTGTTCCAGATCGCCGAGCAACTCACTCGCGGCGGCGGAGGCTTCCAGCCGATCCGCAACCTGCTGGTCACCGCGATGGACAAAATCGACGAACTCTACCATCGCGAAGAACCCATCACCGGCGTCCCGACCGGCTTTACCGACTTCGACATGAAAACCTCCGGTCTGCAAGCCGGGGATCTCGTTATCGTGGCCGGACGGCCGTCAATGGGCAAATGCCTCGAGGCCAACTCGGAGATCCTGCTGGCAGACGGTCGCGTCGAAACCATTGAAACCCTGTTCCACCGACGCCAGGCCGAACTGCTGACACTCAGCGAACGGCTGCGACTCCAGACTGCGCGGGCGAGCGCATTCGTCGATGACGGCTTCAAGCCCGCCTTCCGTGTGACCACAAGGCTCGGCCGCGTCGTTGAAACAACCACCACGCATCCCTTTCTAACGCTGGATGGCTGGAAGCCGCTTGGCGAGCTCAAGGTCGGCGACACCATTGGCGTCCCACGCCGCCTGCCGGTCTTTGGCACCCAGGCAATGCGCGAGTGCGAGGTCAAACTGCTCGGCTACCTCATTGGCGACGGCTGCTTTAGAAACCGAACGCCCAAACTGATCAACGAAAACGCCTCGATTCAAGCGGACTTTATCTCCGCCGCGCAGGATTTCGGCGGGGTACGCGCATTACTCAAGCAACGCCCCGACCGAACTCCCGAGGTCTGTGTGATCGGCGATCACGCGCGCATCAAGGATCAGCGTCGAGTCTTTGGCCAAGCGCTCGCGGACGCATTGGTCGCGGCTGGATCGTCCCAGCGCGCCTTCGCCCTTGCCACAGGCGCATGCCCGGCCAGCGTATGCAACTGGATTCAAGGTCGCAGCATGCCCGGTGTGGCGCTTTTCGACCGCATTACAGACTTTTTCGCCGACATTCGCGTTACCTGGGATCCCAATCCACGGTTGGATGGCGCGAAAAATGGTCCCAATGCCTTGACTCGCTGGCTCATCGAGCTTGGACTTTGGGAACGCGACGCGCACGGCAAATTCGTTCCCACGCCCGTCTTTCAACTGCCGAAGGATCAACTGGCTTTGTTTCTAAACCGGCTCTTCGCCACCGATGGCTGGGCGACGCGCTTGAGCAGCGGACAATGTCAGCTTGGCTACGCCTCGGTCAGTGAGCGCCTGGCCCGACAGATTCAGCATCTGCTGCTGCGCTTCGGCATCATCGCCAAGCTGCGTCACCGCCGCATTCGCCGCGAACAGGGCCACTCCCATGCCTGGCAATTGGATATCACCGATGGCGACTCGATTCGGACCTTTGCCACCGAGATCGGCATCTTTTCGAAAGAGCCCGCCCTCGAGCGCGTGCTCGAGGCGCTCGCGCAAAAGCGCCAGCAGACCAACACCGACCTGATTCCAGTTGGCGTCTGGGAGCGGCTGCGAGCACTGAAGGGTAAGGAGTCTTGGGCGCATCTCGCAGAGCGGGCGGGATTGATCGGCACCAGCAACATTCATGTGGGCAAGCGCGCCCTGCCCCGCAAGCGGCTCGCAAAGCTGGCCTGCGCCTTGGGGGATCAGTCGCTAGTTGATCTTGCTTGCAGCGATCTGTTCTGGGACCCTATCGTCGCCATCGAGCCCCTTGGGTTGCGTCAAGTCTACGATCTCACCATCCCCGATACCCACAATTTCATCGCCAACGACATCTGCGTGCACAACACCAGCTTCGCCATGAACATGGCCGAAAATGTCGCGATAAAAACCGGCAAAGGCGTCGCCATCTTCAGCATGGAAATGCCCGGCGACTCCCTTGCCATGCGCATGATGTCCTCGCTCGGGCAGATCGATCAGCACCGAGTACGCACCGGCAAGCTCGGCGATGAGGACTGGCCGCGCCTGACCTCGGCGGTCAGTATGCTGTCGCAAGTGTCCATGCACATCGACGACACCGGCGGTCTGTCGCCGACCGAGGTGCGCGCGCGGGTGCGGCGCCTGCAACGGGAGCTGAAGCGCGAAGAGAAAGAACTGGGCATGATCGTCCTCGACTACCTGCAACTGATGCAGGCACCGATGGCCGGTGAGAACCGCGCGACCGAAATCTCGCTGATCTCCCGCTCACTCAAGTCGCTGGCAAAGGAGCTGAGCGTACCCGTGGTCGCCCTGTCCCAGCTCAACCGCAGCCTGGAAAGCCGACCGAACAAGCGACCGGTCATGTCGGACCTGAGAGAATCCGGCGCCATCGAGCAGGACGCCGACCTGATCGCCTTTATCTATCGCGACGAGGTCTACAACGAAGACAGCTCCGACAAGGGCATTGCCGAGATCATCATCGCCAAGCAGCGTAACGGCCCCATCGGCACCGTGAAGCTCGCCTTTCAGGGGCAGTACACGCGCTTTGATAACCTGGCCCACGACTACTACAGCGAGGGCGGTGGGTTTTGA
- the amrA gene encoding AmmeMemoRadiSam system protein A, with amino-acid sequence MPSTDSQVDAAGPTRSDPLFATADRRRLLVIARDSIADGLAHGRAASVDPTGESPALQAPGAAFVTLELHGQLRGCIGSLEPHGQRSLAADVSENAYAAAFRDPRFAPLGQHELAALHISISVIGPREPIACASESDLLAALSPGVDGLILEAGACRGTFLPSVWEQLPRPADFLRHLKRKAGLAENQWPENLQAWRYRTEYFGE; translated from the coding sequence ATGCCTTCCACTGACAGCCAAGTTGACGCGGCCGGTCCAACCAGGTCAGACCCTTTGTTCGCTACCGCAGACCGCCGGCGCCTGCTCGTCATCGCGCGTGACTCCATCGCCGATGGGCTTGCGCATGGGCGCGCTGCGAGCGTCGATCCGACCGGCGAGAGCCCAGCGCTACAGGCACCGGGCGCGGCCTTTGTGACTTTGGAGCTGCACGGTCAGTTGCGCGGCTGTATCGGCAGTCTGGAGCCGCATGGGCAACGCAGCCTGGCGGCCGATGTGAGCGAAAACGCCTATGCCGCCGCCTTTCGCGATCCGCGTTTTGCGCCGCTCGGGCAGCATGAGCTGGCGGCGTTGCACATTAGTATCTCGGTCATCGGTCCGCGCGAGCCCATTGCCTGCGCGAGCGAGAGCGACTTGCTGGCGGCCCTGAGCCCTGGCGTTGATGGCCTGATTCTCGAAGCCGGGGCGTGCCGTGGTACCTTTCTGCCCTCGGTGTGGGAGCAGCTGCCGCGCCCGGCGGATTTTCTGCGGCATCTCAAACGCAAGGCCGGCTTGGCTGAGAATCAATGGCCGGAAAATCTGCAAGCCTGGCGCTATCGCACGGAATACTTTGGCGAGTGA
- the radA gene encoding DNA repair protein RadA: MSTLANPKKPKTLFVCAACGAELPKWAGQCPDCGAWNQVEEHRPAPVPSGRGYAGAATAGLVHDLADLAPEVETRAPCGISELDRVLGGGLVAGSVVLLGGDPGIGKSTLLLQACAAIGAGWAETKAPGRRHPVLYVTGEESPEQVSLRALRLSLPRDAIRLLAETSVERILATVEQERPAVLVIDSIQTLFSETTNSAPGSVSQVRESAAQLVRFAKQTGTTVFLVGHVTKEGALAGPRVLEHMVDTVLYFEGGPSGTHRLVRAVKNRFGAVNELGVFAMTDRGLRQVKNPSAIFLSRQAEPVPGSVVLVTREGTRPLLVEVQALVDESPLANPRRVTLGLDHNRLAMLLAVLHRHGGVPMFNQDVFANVVGGVRVTETAADLALVLAVLSSYRDRALPLELAVFGEIGLAGEIRPVPNGLERLREAAKHGMRQAIIPKANAPKGGLEGLEIRAVTTLREALDLA, from the coding sequence ATGTCCACCCTTGCCAATCCCAAAAAGCCCAAGACCCTGTTTGTCTGCGCCGCCTGCGGGGCGGAGCTGCCGAAATGGGCGGGGCAGTGCCCGGATTGCGGTGCCTGGAATCAGGTCGAGGAGCATCGCCCGGCGCCCGTTCCTAGCGGGCGCGGTTATGCCGGCGCGGCCACGGCTGGTTTGGTGCATGATCTGGCGGACTTGGCTCCAGAGGTGGAGACTCGCGCGCCTTGCGGCATTAGTGAGCTCGACCGGGTGCTTGGCGGCGGACTGGTCGCGGGTTCCGTGGTGCTGCTCGGCGGTGATCCGGGCATTGGAAAGTCCACGCTGCTGTTGCAGGCCTGCGCTGCCATTGGTGCGGGCTGGGCGGAAACAAAGGCGCCCGGCCGCCGCCATCCGGTGCTCTATGTGACCGGTGAAGAGTCCCCAGAGCAGGTCAGCCTGCGCGCACTGCGGCTCTCGCTGCCGCGTGATGCCATCCGGCTGCTGGCCGAGACCTCGGTCGAGCGCATCCTGGCCACCGTTGAGCAGGAGCGCCCGGCGGTGCTGGTGATCGATTCCATCCAGACCCTGTTCAGCGAGACCACCAACTCGGCGCCCGGCTCGGTCTCCCAGGTGCGCGAGAGCGCTGCGCAACTGGTGCGCTTTGCCAAACAGACCGGCACTACGGTGTTTTTGGTCGGCCATGTCACCAAGGAAGGCGCGCTGGCCGGACCGCGGGTGCTAGAGCACATGGTCGACACGGTGCTGTATTTCGAGGGTGGACCGAGTGGCACCCATCGGCTGGTGCGGGCGGTAAAGAATCGCTTCGGTGCCGTCAATGAGCTGGGCGTTTTTGCAATGACCGACCGTGGGCTGCGGCAGGTCAAGAATCCTTCAGCCATTTTTCTCTCTCGCCAGGCGGAGCCAGTGCCAGGTTCGGTGGTGCTGGTCACGCGCGAGGGCACCCGCCCGCTGCTGGTGGAGGTGCAAGCCCTGGTTGACGAAAGCCCGCTGGCCAATCCGCGCCGGGTCACCCTGGGGTTGGACCATAACCGCTTGGCGATGCTGCTGGCGGTGCTGCATCGCCACGGCGGCGTGCCCATGTTTAATCAGGATGTCTTTGCCAATGTGGTCGGCGGCGTGCGCGTCACCGAGACAGCCGCCGATCTAGCGCTGGTGCTGGCGGTGCTCTCAAGCTATCGCGACCGCGCGTTGCCACTGGAGCTAGCCGTTTTCGGCGAAATTGGCCTGGCCGGGGAGATCCGCCCAGTACCCAATGGCCTCGAGCGACTGCGCGAGGCGGCCAAGCATGGCATGCGTCAGGCCATTATCCCCAAGGCCAATGCGCCCAAGGGTGGACTCGAAGGACTGGAAATTCGCGCCGTGACCACCCTGCGCGAGGCGCTGGATCTTGCCTGA
- a CDS encoding DUF3368 domain-containing protein, translated as MPDKLIVNASPLIFLHRVNGWSWLFEFSTTDVAVPDAVVREIRAGWDGPEITGAFKSQRRLVLAEDIAIPPIVAAWDLGAGETQVLSHCLRRPTAVAVLDDAAARRCAQSLDIPVVGTLGILLAAQRMGQIPAAKPVIKRLIDEGLYLSPTLVAQALQEVGEAPSN; from the coding sequence GTGCCTGACAAGCTGATCGTCAACGCCTCTCCACTGATCTTTTTACATCGGGTTAATGGGTGGTCTTGGCTTTTCGAATTCAGCACAACGGATGTCGCGGTTCCAGATGCGGTCGTGCGAGAGATTCGCGCCGGCTGGGATGGACCAGAGATCACGGGTGCCTTTAAGAGCCAGCGCAGGCTGGTTCTTGCCGAAGACATCGCGATTCCCCCAATTGTCGCGGCATGGGACCTCGGAGCAGGCGAAACCCAGGTTCTGAGTCATTGTCTTCGGCGGCCCACGGCGGTTGCCGTGCTGGATGACGCCGCAGCGCGCCGCTGTGCGCAGAGCCTGGATATTCCAGTCGTCGGAACATTAGGAATCCTTCTCGCGGCTCAACGCATGGGACAGATTCCGGCAGCCAAGCCTGTTATCAAACGGCTGATTGACGAGGGGTTGTATCTCAGTCCCACATTGGTGGCGCAGGCGCTGCAAGAGGTTGGCGAAGCGCCATCGAACTGA
- a CDS encoding GNAT family N-acetyltransferase, protein MSFVIQALDGTIDTDLFHCGEPQLDLYLRRYASQDVRRGIARVFVAATPNETQRPAGFFSLSAGSVRAESLPPEMARKLPRYPVPIALLGRLAVDQSFQGRGLGSILLSDACRKVIQASQVLAVAAIVVDAKDASAAAFYRRFGFIPLPGCPDRLLLPAKVLQQLAPSFELP, encoded by the coding sequence TTGAGCTTCGTTATCCAGGCGCTTGATGGCACCATCGATACCGACCTCTTTCACTGTGGCGAGCCACAACTCGATCTCTACCTGCGGCGCTATGCATCCCAGGATGTGAGACGGGGAATTGCTCGGGTATTCGTCGCCGCCACTCCAAATGAGACGCAGCGTCCCGCCGGCTTCTTCTCGTTGAGCGCGGGAAGCGTTCGTGCTGAAAGTTTGCCGCCAGAGATGGCGCGCAAGCTGCCCCGCTATCCGGTGCCTATTGCGTTACTCGGACGCTTGGCCGTCGACCAGAGCTTTCAGGGCCGTGGATTGGGTTCGATCTTGCTTTCCGATGCCTGCCGCAAAGTTATACAGGCCAGCCAGGTACTGGCCGTTGCCGCCATTGTGGTGGATGCCAAGGATGCATCGGCAGCGGCCTTCTACCGACGCTTTGGCTTTATCCCATTGCCGGGCTGCCCGGATCGCCTGCTGTTGCCCGCAAAGGTCTTGCAGCAGTTGGCGCCCTCCTTCGAACTGCCTTGA
- a CDS encoding Uma2 family endonuclease, producing the protein MSIPDTFVQADALGIRLEIVNGLPIWEAQPVYRHQKHVDRIAQSLRQLPEQKSGQGAADRLACGCISAKDVYIQFPNGLKRPDISIFCQEPPEEEQDSVLTTIPEAVIEVVSKGYEAKDLEVGPPFYLSQGVKDVLVFDPATLLVLHLRHGNVSRQLAPVEIDLACGCRVSL; encoded by the coding sequence ATGAGCATACCGGACACCTTTGTGCAGGCGGATGCTTTGGGCATCCGCCTCGAGATCGTCAATGGCCTCCCGATCTGGGAAGCGCAGCCGGTCTATCGGCACCAGAAGCATGTTGATCGCATTGCGCAATCTCTGCGCCAGTTGCCTGAACAGAAGTCGGGGCAGGGGGCGGCGGACAGGCTCGCCTGCGGCTGTATCTCAGCTAAGGATGTCTATATTCAGTTTCCGAACGGTCTGAAGCGCCCGGACATTTCCATCTTCTGCCAGGAGCCGCCGGAGGAGGAACAGGACTCCGTGCTGACAACAATTCCAGAGGCTGTTATTGAGGTCGTCAGCAAAGGCTATGAGGCCAAGGACTTGGAAGTCGGCCCACCCTTCTATCTGTCGCAGGGCGTGAAAGATGTATTGGTATTCGATCCGGCAACCCTGTTGGTGCTGCATCTGCGCCACGGCAATGTCAGCCGACAACTCGCGCCGGTTGAAATCGACCTTGCTTGCGGTTGTCGGGTGAGCCTTTAG